A region from the Desulfobacterales bacterium genome encodes:
- a CDS encoding ethanolamine ammonia-lyase reactivating factor EutA — translation METNEVDILSVGVDVGSSTSHLVFSKLLLKKDERSVTRRFKIRQRDIIYEGRIIHTPMSDDKTIDIKKLTEFLKAEYKRAGIDPNDIQTGAVIVTGESARKKNARQIAEALSSDAGKFVAATAGPNFESLIAAMGSGAATRSREC, via the coding sequence ATGGAAACGAACGAAGTTGATATACTTTCCGTTGGCGTGGATGTCGGTAGCTCAACCAGTCATCTGGTGTTTTCAAAGCTTTTGCTGAAAAAAGATGAGCGCTCGGTTACCCGGCGCTTTAAGATTCGGCAAAGAGACATCATTTATGAAGGCCGCATCATCCACACACCGATGTCTGATGATAAAACTATTGATATTAAAAAACTAACCGAGTTCCTTAAAGCAGAATATAAGCGAGCAGGTATTGATCCTAATGACATCCAAACCGGTGCAGTCATTGTCACTGGGGAGTCGGCGCGAAAAAAAAATGCCCGTCAAATTGCCGAAGCCTTATCCAGTGATGCCGGCAAATTTGTGGCCGCAACAGCCGGGCCCAATTTTGAAAGCCTGATCGCTGCAATGGGTTCCGGTGCCGCGACCCGATCTCGCGAATGCCA
- a CDS encoding 4Fe-4S dicluster domain-containing protein yields MMDRKILTIDSEKCTGCRNCELVCSVRHFGVSNPSLSRIQVVKWEHMGVYIPMSCQQCEDAPCLEVCPKDAIRRDDQLDSVAVDQDLCIGCKMCVAACPFGAMRWSSRRGRVFKCDLCDGDPQCVRFCYTRAVDYQLSRTASAGRMRQAAEKVAKATRR; encoded by the coding sequence ATGATGGACAGGAAAATATTGACGATCGATTCGGAAAAATGCACCGGTTGCCGGAACTGCGAGCTTGTCTGTTCTGTCAGGCATTTTGGCGTGAGCAATCCCTCTTTATCCCGTATTCAGGTTGTAAAATGGGAACACATGGGCGTTTACATCCCCATGAGCTGTCAGCAGTGTGAAGATGCGCCCTGTCTGGAAGTCTGTCCAAAAGATGCCATCCGCCGTGATGATCAACTTGACAGTGTTGCCGTAGACCAAGACCTTTGCATTGGCTGCAAAATGTGCGTTGCCGCTTGCCCTTTTGGTGCCATGCGCTGGAGCAGCAGGAGAGGGCGTGTTTTCAAATGTGATCTATGTGATGGGGACCCGCAATGCGTGCGATTCTGTTATACCAGGGCGGTTGACTATCAGCTATCGCGGACTGCCAGTGCAGGGCGAATGCGTCAGGCCGCTGAAAAAGTGGCCAAGGCAACACGGCGATAG
- a CDS encoding branched-chain amino acid ABC transporter permease, translating into MFIGTVIYAVVNSVILALLAIGFNLTFGISGVANFAYGALYIMSAYISWMLLNLLDLPFLLAAAISILITTVCGALMYRFVLLRVRGQALSEVIATFGIGLAILELFRYLGFVGFEYTLPVFIDHSFVIFGAYIDMQRILIVIIGVALVIFLWFFTHHTSLGLAFRGIAQDERTALSLGINSDRIATLSVSFGAGLAAIAATIIIPLGSIAPSEGYEVLIKALAVCIIGGLGSTGGVIVASFVIGFAERFTDSYISSHWTMIVSLAAILIVLTIKPSGLFGKQKELEERI; encoded by the coding sequence ATGTTTATCGGCACGGTGATCTACGCTGTTGTAAACAGCGTTATTTTAGCGTTGTTGGCCATTGGTTTTAATTTAACCTTCGGCATCAGTGGGGTGGCAAATTTCGCCTATGGCGCCCTGTATATCATGTCCGCTTACATCAGCTGGATGCTGTTAAATCTTTTAGACCTTCCATTTCTGCTGGCCGCTGCCATATCCATCCTGATTACCACCGTGTGCGGGGCCCTGATGTACCGCTTTGTATTGCTGCGAGTGAGGGGCCAGGCACTATCGGAGGTGATCGCAACCTTTGGTATCGGTCTGGCCATTTTGGAATTGTTTCGCTACCTCGGTTTTGTGGGCTTTGAATATACCTTGCCTGTGTTTATCGACCACAGTTTTGTGATCTTCGGCGCTTATATTGATATGCAAAGGATCTTAATTGTGATTATCGGTGTGGCGCTGGTCATTTTTCTGTGGTTTTTTACCCATCACACATCTTTAGGGCTTGCTTTCAGAGGAATTGCCCAGGATGAACGCACCGCTTTGAGTCTGGGCATCAATTCTGATCGCATTGCAACATTGAGCGTTTCTTTTGGCGCCGGCCTGGCCGCCATCGCAGCCACCATTATCATCCCCCTTGGCAGCATTGCACCCAGCGAAGGCTACGAGGTACTGATCAAGGCCCTGGCAGTATGCATTATCGGTGGTCTGGGCAGCACCGGCGGCGTTATTGTGGCCAGCTTTGTGATTGGCTTTGCCGAACGCTTTACCGACAGTTATATCAGCTCCCACTGGACCATGATTGTCAGTTTGGCGGCGATCCTGATTGTGCTGACCATTAAACCATCCGGTTTATTCGGCAAACAAAAAGAGCTTGAAGAACGAATATAG
- a CDS encoding 4Fe-4S dicluster domain-containing protein codes for MSYFRVNDQCNGCLACCENCPASALDFADQDGQRTLKHNMTKCARCGQCWRVCPQDAIEFQHLLVGEWDDVVSLDLIHCRVCGEVLYSPAFQQKIDSKLKSTSEALCPKHQQNAAAAKLLPSKKS; via the coding sequence ATGTCTTACTTTAGAGTTAATGATCAGTGTAATGGCTGTCTGGCATGCTGCGAAAACTGTCCGGCTTCGGCTCTGGATTTTGCCGATCAAGATGGTCAGCGGACGCTAAAACACAATATGACCAAATGCGCGCGTTGCGGCCAATGCTGGCGTGTTTGTCCCCAGGATGCCATAGAATTTCAGCATCTGTTGGTGGGCGAATGGGATGATGTCGTTTCACTTGATTTGATTCATTGCCGGGTATGCGGTGAGGTGCTTTATTCGCCGGCCTTTCAGCAAAAAATCGACAGCAAACTGAAATCAACCAGCGAAGCGCTTTGTCCGAAGCACCAGCAAAATGCAGCTGCCGCCAAGTTGCTGCCTTCAAAAAAATCATAA
- a CDS encoding ABC transporter substrate-binding protein, with product MKRKMFLLCIAFVAVFVWIIPGPTVYAAEPIVIGVPTSLGFLEGKESHKAVQIAVSEINAKGGVNVGGTKRMLKVAATDLRDAAPGVPVPEALLGLEKIILEKKPAAIVVGPFRSEALMAGMDIIAKYKVPMLGTIAMSPGSEKKIKSDPEKYKYIFRTCLNAVHLVKYLAGNMALINKEFGFNKVFVMHQDVAWARATAGFVKKVYFDKAGWEVLGMEAYPTGTSDFSSALMKARAKGAQVIMPIFDMPQSGILVKQWKSMKVPALMAGFISPLAGSEAWNTFDGKIGGVMNSIFELGSGIYSEKVPASKDFFYKYKSTFGKPIQGGHGIAPSYESVYILAEAIERAGSLDPDAIVAELKKTDRNGVMGRIRYDEGNQAVYGKDPNETAIGLVFQWTDNGQRKIVFPAAVAEAKIKLPPGLKSLK from the coding sequence ATGAAACGTAAAATGTTCTTACTCTGTATTGCGTTTGTTGCTGTATTTGTCTGGATAATTCCTGGACCGACTGTCTATGCCGCCGAGCCGATCGTTATCGGCGTCCCCACTTCTCTGGGTTTTCTAGAAGGCAAAGAATCTCATAAGGCGGTCCAGATCGCGGTTAGCGAGATTAACGCCAAAGGCGGTGTCAATGTTGGGGGTACCAAACGGATGTTGAAAGTCGCCGCCACTGACCTGCGAGATGCCGCTCCCGGCGTCCCCGTACCGGAAGCCCTACTGGGACTGGAAAAAATTATCCTCGAAAAAAAACCGGCTGCCATTGTTGTAGGGCCGTTTCGATCCGAAGCATTGATGGCGGGTATGGACATCATTGCCAAATATAAGGTACCGATGCTGGGCACAATAGCCATGAGCCCCGGTTCCGAGAAAAAAATCAAATCCGATCCGGAAAAGTATAAATACATTTTTAGAACCTGCCTGAATGCCGTGCACCTGGTAAAATACCTGGCCGGCAACATGGCCTTGATAAACAAGGAATTCGGCTTCAATAAAGTTTTCGTCATGCACCAGGATGTCGCCTGGGCCAGGGCCACCGCAGGTTTTGTCAAAAAAGTATATTTTGACAAAGCCGGCTGGGAGGTTTTGGGCATGGAAGCCTATCCCACCGGCACCTCGGATTTCTCATCGGCTCTGATGAAAGCGCGTGCCAAGGGCGCCCAGGTCATTATGCCGATATTTGATATGCCCCAGAGCGGAATTCTGGTAAAGCAATGGAAATCCATGAAAGTACCCGCTTTGATGGCCGGATTTATCTCACCCCTGGCCGGATCAGAAGCCTGGAACACATTTGACGGTAAAATCGGCGGTGTGATGAACAGCATTTTTGAGCTGGGCAGCGGTATCTACTCTGAGAAAGTACCGGCGTCGAAGGACTTTTTCTATAAATATAAAAGCACCTTCGGCAAACCCATCCAGGGCGGCCACGGCATTGCACCCTCTTACGAATCTGTCTACATCCTGGCCGAAGCCATCGAGCGCGCCGGCAGCCTGGATCCTGACGCCATTGTCGCGGAATTGAAAAAAACCGACCGCAATGGTGTGATGGGACGTATTCGATATGATGAGGGCAACCAGGCTGTTTATGGCAAAGATCCGAATGAAACCGCCATCGGTCTGGTATTTCAATGGACTGACAATGGGCAGCGTAAAATCGTCTTCCCGGCCGCTGTTGCCGAAGCCAAAATCAAGCTGCCACCCGGATTAAAGTCTTTGAAATAA
- a CDS encoding MoaD/ThiS family protein, whose amino-acid sequence MKIQVESLGLPSLSKLIGRKTDIEMADGSLADLIKHIVDRAGSKGRKILLDDSGQLDMTIQVMLNDEGFVPRDKLAQQKLKDGDNVKIMLLVGGG is encoded by the coding sequence TTGAAAATCCAGGTCGAATCCCTTGGGTTGCCGTCTTTGTCGAAATTAATTGGCCGCAAGACCGACATTGAAATGGCTGATGGCTCCCTTGCGGATCTAATCAAGCATATCGTCGATCGCGCCGGCAGCAAAGGACGCAAAATCTTGCTGGACGACAGCGGGCAGTTGGATATGACCATCCAGGTGATGCTCAATGACGAGGGATTTGTGCCCCGTGATAAATTGGCGCAGCAGAAGCTTAAAGACGGCGATAATGTTAAGATAATGCTGCTCGTAGGCGGCGGCTGA
- a CDS encoding methylenetetrahydrofolate reductase C-terminal domain-containing protein: MIVGDLKPLEEIVAAIKDYKQVLVLGCGSCVTVCLSGGEKEAEQLSRELSQIRHYQDSPPKFVVGCILRQCERDLVHDYQEIPAGTDAILSLACGAGVQTLADEFEPLPVIPALNTTFLGASDKPGSWIEKCKGCGNCILIHTGGICPVACCAKGLFNGPCGGSKGGFCEVGQGTPCAWTQIVARLKKMDKLHCYEELQSFKDWRPGGASGVRKRVRAGLGDGTPTNSSNK, from the coding sequence ATGATCGTAGGAGATTTGAAGCCGCTGGAAGAAATTGTTGCAGCCATTAAAGATTACAAACAGGTGCTTGTTCTGGGATGTGGCAGTTGTGTGACCGTTTGTCTTTCGGGTGGTGAAAAGGAGGCTGAACAGCTCAGTCGCGAGCTTTCACAAATTCGGCATTATCAAGACTCACCGCCGAAGTTTGTCGTTGGCTGCATTCTCAGACAGTGCGAGCGGGACCTGGTTCATGACTATCAGGAAATTCCTGCTGGAACCGATGCCATCCTTTCTCTGGCCTGCGGTGCCGGGGTGCAGACCTTGGCGGATGAATTTGAACCTTTGCCGGTGATTCCGGCGTTAAATACAACTTTTTTGGGCGCATCGGACAAGCCGGGCTCGTGGATCGAAAAATGCAAAGGCTGCGGAAATTGTATACTCATCCATACCGGCGGCATTTGTCCGGTTGCGTGTTGTGCGAAAGGTCTTTTTAACGGCCCCTGTGGCGGTTCTAAAGGAGGCTTCTGTGAAGTCGGCCAGGGAACACCTTGCGCCTGGACCCAGATTGTTGCACGCCTAAAAAAAATGGACAAGCTGCATTGCTATGAAGAGCTCCAGTCATTCAAAGACTGGCGACCGGGCGGGGCATCCGGTGTGCGCAAACGCGTGCGAGCTGGGCTAGGTGATGGTACCCCCACAAACTCAAGCAATAAATAG
- a CDS encoding ABC transporter ATP-binding protein, with translation MSPTALLKVAGLYKNFGGVQAIHDLSFELAKGELLGLIGPNGSGKTTAVNLITGFVKPTEGEIIYNGKNISGMPPYKIIRMGIARTFQMVKPFYQLPAYKNMIIPLYSPRVKKMVGGKYGDRDAVALDLLEEVGFERDAFVAYKSASVLPQGYLKRLELAKAIALQPDLIILDELFSGLSLAEVASIVPIIEKLRLEGKTIIMIEHRLKELFRIADRVIVLNYGEKIAEGEAAEVMESDAVKKAYLGAEA, from the coding sequence ATGAGCCCCACTGCGCTGCTAAAGGTTGCCGGGCTTTACAAAAACTTTGGAGGGGTTCAAGCCATTCATGATCTAAGCTTTGAGTTGGCCAAAGGAGAGCTCCTGGGCCTGATCGGGCCCAACGGCTCCGGCAAAACCACGGCGGTTAACCTGATCACCGGTTTTGTCAAACCCACCGAGGGCGAAATCATTTACAATGGTAAAAACATCAGTGGTATGCCGCCCTATAAAATTATCCGCATGGGAATCGCGCGCACCTTTCAGATGGTCAAGCCTTTCTATCAATTGCCGGCTTACAAAAACATGATTATACCGCTGTATTCACCGCGGGTTAAAAAAATGGTAGGCGGCAAATACGGTGATCGTGATGCGGTGGCGCTGGATCTTCTAGAAGAAGTGGGTTTTGAACGCGATGCCTTTGTGGCCTACAAAAGCGCCAGCGTATTGCCCCAGGGCTACCTCAAAAGACTGGAGCTGGCCAAGGCCATTGCGTTGCAACCGGATTTGATCATCCTCGATGAACTGTTTTCAGGGCTTAGCTTGGCTGAAGTCGCCAGTATTGTTCCGATCATCGAAAAGCTGCGGTTGGAAGGCAAAACCATTATCATGATCGAGCACCGTCTCAAGGAGCTGTTTCGAATCGCGGATCGCGTCATTGTCCTTAATTACGGTGAAAAAATCGCAGAAGGTGAAGCAGCCGAAGTGATGGAAAGCGATGCCGTCAAAAAAGCCTATCTCGGAGCTGAGGCCTGA
- a CDS encoding branched-chain amino acid ABC transporter permease yields the protein MQNGELNSKQRRKERVDRGIKARSSDIFALTSWREMLYLAAPRLIPIVACLVLPLVLGIYWQRVLLNVAVFALLAISWDILEQSGMISLGQALFFGMGAYAAGVLNHSFGWSPYITIPIASILGGCICTLVLLPVLRLRGIYFSMVTLIIPLMLVRIVEATKIFGGTEGLSGITPLASRWIEVYVIVGALLGALFGFRRMMGSDYGLVLKGISDNDRSVMNAGINIYWFKAQALFIASAVGAFAGAFTTHVYMFVGMPVFALDYSILPIAAAVVGGPGTLAGATLGAFILVPLSEILRGIGGLRIVIYGLFLVVFIVALPEGIFHYIQRKYHQFERWVEV from the coding sequence ATGCAAAACGGGGAATTAAATTCAAAGCAAAGACGCAAAGAGCGCGTCGATCGCGGCATAAAGGCCCGATCCAGCGATATTTTTGCCCTAACGTCCTGGCGAGAAATGCTTTATCTGGCAGCCCCCAGACTCATACCCATCGTCGCCTGCCTGGTGCTGCCGCTGGTACTGGGTATTTACTGGCAAAGGGTGTTGCTAAATGTGGCTGTTTTCGCGCTATTGGCCATCAGCTGGGACATCCTGGAACAAAGCGGCATGATATCGCTGGGGCAAGCACTTTTTTTCGGGATGGGTGCTTACGCAGCCGGTGTATTGAATCACTCTTTTGGCTGGTCGCCGTATATAACCATCCCCATAGCGTCCATCCTGGGCGGGTGTATCTGCACGCTTGTTTTACTGCCGGTCTTGCGGCTGAGAGGCATCTACTTTTCCATGGTGACACTCATTATCCCGCTGATGCTGGTGCGGATCGTCGAAGCCACCAAGATCTTCGGTGGCACCGAAGGATTAAGCGGGATTACGCCCCTGGCTTCACGCTGGATTGAGGTCTATGTGATTGTCGGCGCCCTGCTGGGGGCTTTGTTTGGTTTCCGCCGCATGATGGGATCTGACTATGGGCTGGTGTTAAAAGGCATCAGCGATAACGACCGCTCGGTTATGAACGCAGGCATCAATATTTACTGGTTTAAAGCCCAAGCCCTGTTTATTGCCAGTGCCGTCGGGGCCTTTGCCGGTGCCTTTACAACCCATGTCTATATGTTTGTCGGCATGCCGGTCTTTGCCCTGGATTATTCGATTCTGCCCATAGCGGCAGCAGTGGTCGGCGGCCCCGGCACTCTGGCAGGAGCAACCCTGGGCGCTTTTATCCTGGTGCCGCTTTCAGAAATCTTACGCGGCATCGGCGGATTACGTATCGTGATATACGGGCTGTTTCTGGTGGTATTTATCGTGGCTTTGCCGGAAGGCATCTTCCATTATATTCAGCGCAAATATCACCAGTTTGAACGCTGGGTGGAGGTGTAA